The following proteins are co-located in the Haliotis asinina isolate JCU_RB_2024 chromosome 13, JCU_Hal_asi_v2, whole genome shotgun sequence genome:
- the LOC137259645 gene encoding uncharacterized protein F54H12.2-like, which translates to MSLLKDGDFQELVPEALNVFSLPPYQSSQQQHYFVNTRPVSQINDTSPLEFKVTNSGANYIDLKRTRLHVKVKVTQANEAKTPLADKENVAPVNLFMQTMFAQLAIYLQNQLVSSTNNYYPYKSMMKALLGYGAEAKNTQLTSQLTNADLESSDVTGSFNSGMATRASFIANSKELTMSGPIFEDIFEMNRYLVNSVEMVVKMYRSDPKFCLMSSVTTHEFQVQILDAYLQVCKVKVNPALLMAHDSLFKESNALYPYVKSEIIVTSISSSHQSHTIDNLSNPVASRYIVGLVESASLNSSYTGNPFNFKSSMVKKITLSIDGNSVPGQPTEADDIATYVSMLDGMGLWNEDKGNHITRGEFLLETPSLSLTWTRFVLTRSTSTW; encoded by the coding sequence ATGTCTCTTTTAAAAGATGGAGACTTTCAAGAACTTGTCCCAGAGGCACTAAATGTTTTCAGCCTTCCGCCTTACCAAAGTTCGCAACAGCAGCATTATTTTGTAAACACACGCCCCGTGAGTCAAATCAACGACACCAGCCCGCTGGAGTTTAAAGTAACCAATTCAGGAGCCAACTACATTGATCTGAAACGCACCCGTCTTCACGTCAAGGTCAAAGTCACTCAAGCCAACGAAGCCAAAACACCATTGGCGGATAAAGAAAATGTGGCTCCTGTGAATCTTTTCATGCAAACGATGTTTGCACAATTGGCCATATACCTGCAGAATCAGTTGGTGTCTTCAACCAACAACTATTATCCCTACAAGAGCATGATGAAGGCCCTCCTCGGGTACGGCGCAGAAGCCAAAAACACTCAGTTGACCTCGCAGTTGACCAATGCAGACTTGGAAAGTAGCGATGTTACTGGATCGTTCAACAGCGGAATGGCCACACGAGCATCTTTCATAGCCAATAGCAAAGAACTTACGATGTCAGGTCCTATCTTTGAAGACATCTTTGAAATGAATCGTTACCTGGTCAATTCAGTGGAAATGGTGGTGAAAATGTACAGATCTGACCCCAAGTTTTGTTTGATGAGCAGCGTGACAACACATGAGTTTCAAGTGCAGATTTTGGACGCCTACCTACAAGTGTGCAAAGTCAAGGTCAACCCAGCACTGCTGATGGCTCATGATTCCTTGTTTAAGGAATCCAACGCTTTGTATCCTTATGTGAAAAGTGAGATCATTGTCACTAGTATTTCAAGTTCACACCAAAGTCACACGATAGACAACCTCTCAAACCCTGTGGCCAGCAGGTACATCGTTGGATTGGTGGAAAGCGCCAGTCTGAATTCTAGCTATACCGGGAACCCTTTCAACTTCAAGTCGTCCATGGTGAAAAAGATCACCCTGTCCATCGATGGGAACAGTGTGCCCGGTCAACCGACAGAGGCAGACGATATCGCCACTTACGTCAGCATGCTAGATGGAATGGGGCTGTGGAACGAAGACAAAGGAAACCATATCACCAGAGGAGAGTTTCTGCTTGAAACGCCCTCTTTGTCTTTGACTTGGACAAGATTTGTACTGACTCGGAGTACCTCAACTTGGTGA